From the Synechococcus sp. HK01-R genome, one window contains:
- a CDS encoding NRAMP family divalent metal transporter, with the protein MTTSVGRGWSGLRQSLGPGILLAGACIGGSHLMSSTTAGARFGFALLGLILLTNLLKYPFLLVGSRFTAVTGQSLLEGFQARSRAYLPLYLIVSLVTGTLTIAAVSFVAGVLLTNVPLLQTLDPYGLAIAVLVMSALLLLVGHYRALDRISKLLVALLTLLTGVAALSLLLRGPVADVAASWTRSDPSPWTLANLGFLIPLMGWMPGPVEMCVWPSLWMFSRARDSQHTATRAEAEFDFNLGYGVTVITAVFFVILGAYTMYGTGDGMLSGSGVSFAQKLIRLYTEAMGGWAAWVIVPAAFSAMFSTTLTCLDAYPRSISAIQGLLQGKDRGDAAPGPQRRRLALWVLLHFLASVGALLLAASGGVGVKDFVFGAMAGSFITAPLFAWMAMDTMNSSLVPAEHRYGPLMRGLCWIGLAFFVLFSLVFIGYDLLGLGR; encoded by the coding sequence ATGACCACAAGCGTTGGGCGGGGCTGGAGTGGCCTGCGCCAGAGCCTGGGCCCTGGAATCCTTCTGGCGGGTGCCTGCATCGGCGGCTCCCATCTGATGTCATCCACCACAGCGGGCGCCCGCTTCGGTTTTGCCCTGCTGGGTTTGATCCTGCTCACCAATCTGCTCAAGTACCCCTTCCTGTTGGTGGGCAGTCGTTTCACCGCCGTCACGGGCCAGTCGCTGCTCGAGGGTTTTCAGGCCCGCAGTCGCGCTTATCTGCCGCTTTATCTGATCGTCAGCCTGGTGACGGGGACGCTCACGATTGCTGCGGTCAGCTTTGTGGCGGGGGTCTTGCTCACGAATGTTCCGCTCCTTCAAACGCTCGATCCCTACGGCCTTGCGATCGCTGTGCTCGTCATGAGTGCCCTGCTTCTGCTCGTGGGTCACTATCGGGCTCTCGACCGGATCTCCAAGCTGCTGGTGGCTCTGCTCACCCTGCTCACCGGTGTTGCCGCCCTCAGCCTGTTGCTGCGAGGACCCGTGGCTGATGTGGCGGCCAGCTGGACGCGTTCGGATCCCAGCCCATGGACCCTCGCCAATCTGGGATTCCTCATCCCCCTGATGGGCTGGATGCCAGGGCCCGTGGAGATGTGTGTCTGGCCCTCTCTTTGGATGTTCTCCCGCGCCCGCGATAGCCAGCACACAGCGACCAGGGCCGAGGCGGAATTCGACTTCAACCTTGGCTATGGGGTGACGGTGATCACGGCTGTGTTTTTCGTGATCCTGGGGGCCTACACGATGTACGGCACCGGCGACGGCATGCTCTCGGGCAGTGGTGTCTCCTTTGCCCAAAAGCTGATTCGCCTTTACACCGAGGCGATGGGTGGCTGGGCGGCCTGGGTGATCGTGCCAGCGGCCTTTTCCGCGATGTTCAGCACCACCCTCACCTGTCTGGATGCCTATCCCCGCAGTATTTCGGCGATTCAGGGACTCCTGCAGGGCAAGGATCGGGGTGACGCTGCACCAGGGCCCCAGCGCCGGCGCTTGGCTCTCTGGGTTCTGCTCCATTTCCTCGCTTCTGTTGGGGCCCTGCTGTTGGCCGCCAGTGGAGGTGTCGGTGTGAAGGATTTCGTGTTCGGTGCGATGGCAGGCAGCTTCATCACGGCTCCTTTGTTCGCCTGGATGGCGATGGACACCATGAACAGTTCCCTCGTGCCGGCGGAGCATCGCTATGGCCCCTTGATGCGGGGGCTCTGTTGGATCGGCCTCGCGTTTTTCGTTCTGTTTTCGCTGGTGTTCATTGGCTACGACTTGCTCGGTCTGGGCCGTTAG
- a CDS encoding pirin-like bicupin family protein, producing MPAPLSTNNPGFVIRPAAERFHSSHDWLDSWHSFSFAGHHHPDWMGFGPLRVINDDLIAAGRGFGMHPHRDMEIITVMIDGQINHRDSMGNSGMIRAGEVQRMSAGTGIVHSEINEGDTPCRLLQIWIEPTSAGLQPAYEQRQIPAGNGWSQVLNPDASEGAMAIARPVRLWRGQIEAGAMLPWPRQLSGSAWLQIIDGQLLLDAAHASAPDALGRGDGLGFPGDTPPGAALKAITKSDALLFELLH from the coding sequence ATGCCCGCACCTCTTTCCACCAACAATCCCGGCTTCGTCATCCGCCCAGCCGCAGAACGCTTCCACAGCAGCCATGACTGGCTCGACTCCTGGCACAGCTTCTCCTTTGCAGGCCACCACCATCCCGACTGGATGGGCTTCGGCCCCCTGCGGGTGATCAACGACGACCTGATCGCCGCCGGACGGGGCTTCGGGATGCATCCCCATCGCGACATGGAGATCATCACCGTGATGATCGACGGCCAGATCAACCATCGCGACTCCATGGGCAACAGCGGCATGATCCGCGCCGGTGAAGTGCAACGCATGAGCGCTGGCACCGGCATCGTGCACAGCGAAATCAACGAAGGCGACACGCCCTGTCGGCTCTTACAAATCTGGATCGAACCGACCAGTGCAGGCCTACAACCGGCCTATGAGCAACGGCAGATCCCTGCGGGCAACGGCTGGAGCCAAGTGCTGAACCCCGATGCCAGCGAAGGAGCCATGGCTATCGCCCGCCCTGTACGACTCTGGCGGGGGCAGATCGAAGCCGGAGCCATGCTGCCCTGGCCAAGGCAGCTCAGCGGTTCCGCCTGGCTGCAAATCATCGACGGACAACTGTTGCTCGACGCAGCCCATGCCTCAGCCCCCGATGCTCTTGGGCGTGGGGACGGCCTGGGCTTCCCTGGCGACACCCCTCCAGGAGCAGCACTCAAGGCGATCACCAAGAGCGACGCGCTTCTCTTTGAACTGCTGCACTAG
- a CDS encoding helix-turn-helix domain-containing protein, with product MADDGGFRAGHDHSNCKAELALKVIQGRWKLLILRELVDGIQRFSDLQRALNGVSQKVLTAQLRDLEADGVVHRTIHPEVPPRVEYALTDLGNELLPVLNSLHAWGERQADFNSASR from the coding sequence ATGGCTGATGACGGGGGGTTCCGCGCTGGACACGATCACAGCAATTGCAAGGCCGAGTTGGCCTTGAAAGTGATTCAGGGGCGCTGGAAGTTGCTCATCCTTCGTGAATTAGTGGATGGTATCCAGCGCTTTTCTGATTTGCAGCGGGCACTGAATGGTGTGAGTCAGAAAGTGTTGACGGCTCAGCTACGCGATTTAGAGGCCGATGGTGTGGTGCATCGGACGATCCATCCCGAGGTGCCGCCGCGCGTGGAATACGCGCTGACGGACCTTGGGAATGAGCTTTTGCCAGTGCTGAATTCCTTGCACGCCTGGGGGGAGCGTCAAGCGGATTTCAATTCCGCCTCCCGGTAG
- a CDS encoding NADPH-dependent FMN reductase, whose translation MNNAPNTGLLVITASNGENLKLADRFATHAKALGQNAEVLDLTRIDLPLFTPRAQDCGTPAAVAPLQEQLMNAARWVICAPEYNGSIPPSLTNAIAWLSVQGEDFRDLFNGRPIAIATFSGGGGMELLLSLRIQLTHLGAQVVGRQLLSNYANPPKDESISDLLKRLLQMTPLAL comes from the coding sequence ATGAACAACGCTCCCAACACAGGCCTACTGGTGATCACCGCCAGCAACGGCGAAAACCTCAAGCTGGCGGATCGGTTCGCGACGCACGCCAAAGCCTTGGGACAAAACGCCGAGGTGCTGGATCTCACCAGGATCGACCTGCCTCTCTTCACCCCCAGAGCCCAAGACTGCGGCACTCCAGCGGCGGTCGCTCCTCTGCAAGAGCAGCTCATGAACGCAGCACGCTGGGTGATCTGCGCACCGGAATACAACGGCTCGATCCCGCCCTCGCTAACGAACGCGATCGCATGGCTCTCGGTGCAGGGCGAAGACTTCCGCGACCTTTTCAACGGGCGACCCATTGCGATCGCCACCTTCTCCGGTGGTGGTGGCATGGAGCTGCTGCTGTCACTGCGGATTCAACTCACCCATCTGGGCGCCCAAGTGGTGGGCCGCCAGCTACTCAGCAACTACGCCAACCCCCCCAAGGACGAGAGCATCAGTGATCTGCTGAAGCGTCTTCTGCAAATGACACCACTTGCACTCTGA
- a CDS encoding diflavin flavoprotein: MATAITDSERAGERRVVLLPIAEGLQSLRGLSPQRLRFELEYALERGSTANSFLFDAGVDASGQARPALLVHPPGAAYADVFLPALARSLPSDTQTLQVVVGHVNPNRVALLRSLAETYGGLELISSNPGAKLLTELWNQRKPLPQGEPDLRPPLPELPPIQVIRQETTLPLSHGHQLQLLPAPSPRWPGGLLAFEESSGLLMSDKFFAAHICTEAWAEASRTETEEERRHFYDCLMAPMAAQVDSLVERLEQLDIRTIAPGHGPAIDASWRSLLSDYRRWGESQQGSTLNVLLLFASAYGNTAAIADALARGVGRTGVRVNSLNCEFTPADELVAAIRAADAILIGSPTLGGHAPTPIVSALGTVLAEGDRSKPVGVFGSFGWSGEALDLLETKLRDGGFSFGFEPIRIKFSPDAATVRTLEETGTRFARQLQQERRKQQRRSAGGLSESRSDPSVLALGRVVGSLCVLTARKGNGDSAQSGAMVASWVSQASFTPPGVTVAVAKDRAVEALLHKGDRFALNVLAEGRESGPMKQFLQPFEPGADRLAGLELVSSPGDQPLLPEALAWLEGDVKQRMECGDHWLIYAEVKHGGILDSEGVTAVHQRRSGANY, from the coding sequence ATGGCCACCGCGATAACCGACAGCGAGAGAGCTGGAGAGCGGCGGGTTGTTCTGCTGCCGATCGCCGAAGGACTGCAAAGCCTGCGGGGCCTGAGCCCCCAGCGCCTGCGCTTTGAGCTGGAATACGCCCTGGAACGGGGCAGCACCGCGAACAGCTTCCTGTTCGATGCTGGCGTCGATGCCAGCGGACAGGCACGCCCTGCCCTGCTGGTTCATCCTCCAGGTGCGGCCTACGCCGATGTGTTCTTGCCTGCACTGGCCAGGAGCCTGCCCAGTGACACCCAGACGCTGCAAGTGGTGGTCGGGCACGTGAACCCCAACCGAGTGGCACTGCTGCGCAGCTTGGCGGAAACCTATGGCGGACTTGAGCTCATCAGCTCCAACCCTGGAGCCAAGTTGCTGACGGAGCTCTGGAACCAACGCAAACCGCTACCGCAAGGGGAGCCTGACCTGCGACCACCGCTTCCGGAGCTCCCACCGATTCAGGTGATCCGTCAGGAGACAACCCTGCCCCTGAGCCACGGCCATCAACTGCAGCTGCTGCCCGCCCCTAGCCCCCGTTGGCCTGGCGGGCTACTGGCCTTTGAGGAAAGCAGTGGCCTACTGATGAGCGACAAATTCTTCGCCGCTCACATCTGCACGGAGGCTTGGGCCGAAGCAAGCCGCACGGAGACAGAAGAGGAGCGCCGCCACTTCTATGACTGCCTGATGGCACCAATGGCAGCCCAAGTGGACTCCCTCGTGGAACGACTGGAGCAGCTCGACATCCGCACGATCGCCCCAGGCCATGGGCCGGCCATCGACGCCAGCTGGCGCAGTTTGCTCAGCGACTACCGCCGCTGGGGGGAAAGCCAGCAGGGCTCAACCCTGAATGTGCTGCTGCTCTTCGCCAGCGCCTATGGCAACACCGCAGCGATTGCCGATGCCTTGGCCCGCGGAGTCGGGCGCACGGGCGTGCGCGTCAACAGCCTCAACTGCGAGTTCACCCCCGCCGATGAATTGGTGGCGGCCATCCGCGCAGCAGACGCCATCCTGATCGGCTCCCCCACCCTGGGGGGCCATGCACCCACCCCAATCGTCTCCGCCCTCGGCACCGTGCTGGCAGAAGGCGACCGCAGCAAGCCTGTCGGCGTTTTCGGAAGCTTCGGCTGGAGCGGGGAAGCCCTCGACCTTCTGGAAACCAAGCTGCGCGATGGAGGCTTCAGTTTCGGCTTCGAACCGATCCGGATCAAATTCAGCCCCGATGCAGCCACCGTGCGCACCCTGGAGGAAACAGGCACCCGCTTTGCCCGCCAGCTCCAGCAGGAGCGCCGCAAACAGCAACGGCGCAGCGCCGGTGGCCTCAGCGAAAGCCGCAGTGATCCCTCGGTGCTGGCCCTAGGTCGCGTGGTGGGCTCTCTCTGTGTGCTGACCGCCCGCAAAGGGAACGGCGACAGCGCCCAGAGCGGAGCGATGGTGGCCAGCTGGGTGAGCCAGGCCAGCTTCACGCCTCCGGGAGTCACGGTGGCCGTGGCCAAGGATCGCGCCGTTGAAGCCCTGTTGCACAAGGGAGATCGCTTCGCTTTGAACGTGCTGGCGGAGGGAAGGGAGAGCGGTCCCATGAAACAGTTCCTGCAGCCGTTTGAACCGGGGGCGGACCGCCTGGCCGGCCTCGAACTAGTGAGCAGCCCCGGCGACCAGCCCTTGCTGCCAGAAGCCCTGGCCTGGCTGGAAGGGGACGTGAAGCAACGGATGGAATGTGGCGATCACTGGCTGATCTATGCGGAGGTGAAGCACGGGGGCATCCTTGACAGCGAGGGGGTGACGGCCGTTCACCAGCGACGAAGTGGCGCCAATTACTAA
- a CDS encoding diflavin flavoprotein, producing the protein MAVATGRLSLQCEAIAADTTTIRSLDWDRSRFDIEFGLRNGTTYNAFLVRGERTALIDSSHAKFRETWLPLLREQIDPKAIDVMIVSHTEPDHSGLIGDLLELNPEIEIVASKVAIQFLENQVHRPFRSRAVKSGDCLDLGINPDTGTEHRFEFLSAPNLHWPDTIFSFDHGTGILYTCDAFGLHYCSDELFDVDPGAIAPDFRFYYDCLMGPNARSVLQALKRMDGLPAINTVAVGHGPLLRHHLDHWIEDYREWSGQRSKGETYAAVCYLSQYGFCDRLSQAIARGIGKAEAQVQLVDLRATDAQELSALIGEAQAVVVPTWPAEPDSELQASIGTLLAALHSKQWVGVYDAFGGNDAPIDAVASQLRAQEQKEAFAPLRIRALPNGQDYQRCEEAGTDLGQLLTRDKTIAAMKSLDGDLDKALGRLSGGLYVVTASQGEGESLRRSAMVASWVSQASFTPPGLTIAVARDRAIEALMQVGDRFVLNVLRESNHQPLLRHFLKRFPPGADRFAGVNVLEGVADGGPVLGDALAYLGCRVEQRMEGPDHWIIYAVVEQGNVADADARTAVHHRKVGNHY; encoded by the coding sequence ATGGCAGTTGCCACCGGCCGACTCAGCCTGCAGTGTGAGGCGATCGCTGCTGACACCACCACGATCCGTTCCCTCGACTGGGATCGGAGCCGTTTCGATATCGAATTCGGCCTGCGCAACGGCACCACTTACAACGCCTTCCTGGTGCGCGGGGAACGCACTGCCCTGATCGACAGCAGCCACGCCAAATTCCGCGAGACCTGGCTGCCACTGCTCCGGGAGCAGATCGATCCGAAAGCGATCGATGTGATGATCGTGAGCCATACCGAACCGGACCATTCAGGGCTCATTGGCGACCTACTCGAACTGAATCCCGAGATCGAGATCGTGGCCTCGAAGGTGGCCATTCAGTTTCTCGAAAACCAGGTGCACCGACCCTTCCGCTCCAGGGCGGTGAAAAGCGGAGACTGCCTGGATCTCGGCATCAATCCCGACACGGGCACGGAGCATCGCTTCGAGTTCCTCAGCGCCCCCAACCTGCACTGGCCGGACACGATTTTCTCCTTTGATCACGGCACCGGCATCCTCTACACCTGTGATGCCTTCGGATTGCACTACTGCTCCGACGAGCTCTTCGATGTTGACCCAGGAGCGATCGCACCGGATTTCCGTTTTTATTACGACTGCCTGATGGGACCCAATGCCCGCAGCGTGCTGCAGGCCCTCAAGCGCATGGATGGTCTGCCGGCGATCAACACGGTCGCCGTCGGCCATGGACCACTGCTTCGCCACCACCTGGATCACTGGATTGAGGACTATCGAGAGTGGAGCGGGCAGCGCAGTAAGGGAGAGACCTATGCGGCCGTCTGCTACCTCAGCCAATACGGCTTCTGCGACCGGCTCAGCCAGGCGATCGCCCGGGGCATCGGCAAGGCGGAAGCGCAGGTCCAGCTCGTGGATCTGCGGGCGACGGATGCCCAGGAACTCTCCGCCTTGATCGGCGAGGCTCAGGCGGTGGTGGTTCCGACCTGGCCGGCGGAACCCGACAGCGAATTGCAGGCCTCCATTGGGACCCTGCTGGCCGCCCTGCACAGCAAGCAATGGGTTGGCGTCTATGACGCCTTCGGCGGCAACGATGCCCCGATCGATGCGGTGGCATCCCAGCTGCGAGCTCAAGAGCAGAAGGAAGCCTTCGCACCCTTGCGAATCCGCGCGCTTCCCAACGGCCAGGACTATCAGCGCTGCGAAGAAGCCGGCACCGACCTCGGTCAGCTGCTCACCCGTGACAAGACGATCGCGGCCATGAAGAGTCTGGATGGAGATCTCGACAAGGCTCTAGGCCGACTGAGCGGCGGACTTTATGTGGTGACGGCAAGCCAGGGTGAAGGAGAGAGCCTGCGCCGCAGCGCCATGGTGGCGAGCTGGGTGAGTCAGGCCAGCTTCACGCCGCCGGGCCTCACGATCGCCGTGGCCCGTGACAGGGCGATCGAGGCGCTGATGCAGGTGGGTGATCGCTTTGTGCTCAATGTGCTTCGGGAAAGCAATCACCAGCCCTTACTCCGCCATTTCCTCAAACGATTCCCGCCGGGTGCCGATCGCTTCGCCGGCGTGAACGTGCTCGAGGGCGTTGCCGATGGCGGCCCGGTGCTTGGTGATGCGCTGGCCTATCTGGGTTGCCGTGTGGAGCAGCGCATGGAGGGCCCCGACCACTGGATCATTTATGCGGTGGTGGAACAGGGCAACGTGGCGGACGCCGATGCCCGCACCGCAGTGCACCACCGCAAAGTTGGGAACCACTACTGA
- the gcvH gene encoding glycine cleavage system protein GcvH, which translates to MAFDFPEQFRYADSHEYAHADGELVRVGLSAFAVDQLGDIVFVDLPDVGAVLNRGNGFGSVESVKAVEDMYAPISGEVVQRNEAVLASPEELQNDPHGEGWLLVIRPSDPTQLAELMDASTYATKVAAS; encoded by the coding sequence ATGGCCTTCGATTTCCCTGAGCAGTTCCGCTACGCCGACAGTCACGAGTACGCCCACGCCGATGGGGAGCTTGTGCGGGTTGGTCTGAGCGCCTTCGCCGTTGATCAGCTGGGTGACATCGTGTTTGTGGATTTGCCCGATGTGGGCGCCGTGCTCAATCGGGGCAATGGCTTTGGCTCTGTCGAGTCGGTGAAGGCGGTGGAAGACATGTATGCACCAATCAGCGGTGAGGTGGTGCAGCGCAACGAGGCTGTGCTCGCCAGCCCGGAGGAATTGCAGAACGATCCCCACGGCGAGGGATGGCTGCTGGTGATCCGTCCTTCCGATCCCACCCAGCTGGCCGAGCTGATGGATGCCAGCACCTACGCCACCAAGGTGGCGGCCAGCTAA
- a CDS encoding CDGSH iron-sulfur domain-containing protein — translation MPQASNQPTVLALDAGTHALCTCGLSQNGAFCDGSHSQIGNTQSTPWWKFWA, via the coding sequence ATGCCTCAAGCGAGCAACCAGCCAACCGTCCTTGCATTGGACGCAGGAACCCACGCGCTGTGCACCTGTGGGCTCAGCCAAAACGGCGCCTTCTGCGATGGCAGTCACAGTCAAATCGGCAACACTCAAAGCACACCCTGGTGGAAGTTCTGGGCATGA
- a CDS encoding rubrerythrin family protein, translated as MDLNNAATHANLEAAFGGESMANRKYLFFADVAKKLGKTELAKLFRDTAAQETEHAFAHFRLLHPELVIDDPASLSEDAKQAMLARCLELAIEGETYEYTTMYPEFAAQARSDRDGGAEAEFNEQIDESKEHAGIFRAAAKNFGLLAPIEQHHAERYGVALEALQGKGEAGEADEPVAGLWICKVCSMIYDPAQGDPDSGIAPGTPFEAIPDDWTCPICGARKASFVPYREAELKSA; from the coding sequence ATGGATCTGAACAACGCCGCCACCCACGCCAATCTCGAGGCCGCCTTCGGCGGCGAGAGCATGGCCAACCGCAAATATCTCTTCTTCGCCGACGTGGCCAAAAAGCTCGGCAAGACCGAACTGGCCAAACTCTTTCGCGACACTGCCGCCCAGGAAACCGAGCACGCCTTCGCTCACTTCCGCCTGCTCCACCCTGAGCTGGTGATCGACGATCCGGCCAGCCTCAGTGAAGACGCCAAACAGGCGATGCTGGCTCGCTGCCTGGAACTGGCCATCGAGGGTGAAACCTACGAGTACACCACCATGTACCCCGAGTTCGCCGCCCAAGCCCGCAGCGATCGCGATGGCGGCGCCGAGGCGGAATTCAACGAACAGATCGACGAGTCCAAGGAACACGCCGGCATCTTCCGCGCCGCTGCCAAGAATTTCGGCCTGCTCGCACCGATCGAGCAGCATCACGCTGAGCGCTACGGCGTCGCCCTCGAAGCGCTGCAAGGCAAGGGAGAGGCCGGAGAGGCCGATGAGCCGGTCGCCGGCCTATGGATCTGCAAGGTGTGCTCGATGATCTACGACCCCGCCCAGGGCGACCCCGACTCCGGGATTGCTCCAGGCACGCCGTTTGAAGCGATTCCAGACGACTGGACCTGCCCGATCTGCGGCGCCCGCAAAGCCAGCTTTGTGCCCTACCGGGAGGCGGAATTGAAATCCGCTTGA
- the gcvP gene encoding aminomethyl-transferring glycine dehydrogenase: MTLLDQRSAGPASEPVQTELSPFVERHLGPDPAQQRVMLQALGYSSLDAFVQAVVPSDILDETAPQAAMPAGVGEAAALAELREIADANQLRRSLIGLGYHDTVTPALIQRHVLENPAWYTAYTPYQAEIAQGRLEALLNFQTLISELTGLPIANASLLDEGTACAEAMALSMAVCKRSEARRFLVDAAVLPQTLAVLQTRAQPLGISVEVLEPEAFHWDAEVFGVLLQLPGRCGRLWDPSDLIAQAHAHGVLVTVAIDPLAQVLLAPVGDLGADIAVGSAQRFGVPMAAGGPHAAFFATRDRYKRQVPGRIVGRSVDVDGRPALRLALQTREQHIRRDKATSNICTAQVLLAVMASFYAIHHGPEGLEALAQRLVRLRMMLEHGLRELGYELPKAPRFDGLDVVSPHAPAVHALAADQGFNLRVLPDGAAPAQATGFGISLDELSTVEELAVLLALLAKAAGQEPLLALPDPGSLDVHTGLAGLPLRSEPWLRQPVFHRNRSETELLRYIQRLVSRDLSLVHSMIPLGSCTMKLNAAAELSPVSWRAFAALHPFAPKDQCHGLQRLVDDLEGWLAALTGFAGVSLQPNAGSQGEYAGLLVIRAWHRSRGEQHRDVCLIPTSAHGTNPASAVMAGLRVVPVGCDDQGNVDVEDLRLKAQEHSDSLAALMVTYPSTHGVFETRIREICALVHQHGGQVYLDGANLNAQVGLCRPGAYGADVCHLNLHKTFCIPHGGGGPGVGPIAAASHLLPFLPGHPLVPCGGEQAISAVSAAPWGSAGILPISWMYLRMMGAQGLRQASAVALLSANYLAHRLASHYPVLFRGEQGLVAHECILDLRDLKRSAGLEVDDIAKRLMDYGFHAPTVSWPVAGTVMVEPTESESLSELDRFCDAMIAIRAEADAIALGQSDPLNNPLKRAPHTLAAVTADSWDRPYSRTLAAYPMPGQCENKFWPHVARIDNAFGDRNLVCTCPTVEELADPQVTG, from the coding sequence GTGACCCTTTTGGACCAGCGCAGCGCAGGCCCCGCCTCCGAGCCGGTTCAGACGGAGCTCTCCCCCTTTGTGGAGCGGCATCTGGGGCCGGATCCAGCGCAGCAGCGGGTCATGCTGCAGGCTCTGGGCTACTCCTCCCTCGACGCCTTTGTGCAGGCGGTCGTCCCTTCGGACATCCTCGATGAAACGGCACCGCAGGCAGCGATGCCCGCTGGTGTGGGAGAAGCGGCAGCACTGGCTGAGTTGCGGGAGATCGCCGACGCGAATCAGCTGCGGCGTTCGTTGATCGGTCTCGGCTATCACGACACGGTCACTCCAGCGCTGATCCAGCGTCATGTGCTGGAAAACCCCGCCTGGTACACGGCCTATACCCCCTACCAAGCCGAGATCGCCCAGGGTCGATTGGAGGCACTCCTCAATTTCCAGACCCTGATCAGTGAGCTCACAGGTCTGCCGATCGCCAATGCCTCACTGCTCGATGAGGGAACGGCCTGCGCGGAAGCGATGGCCCTCAGCATGGCGGTCTGCAAGCGGTCGGAGGCGCGCCGCTTTCTCGTGGATGCCGCTGTGCTTCCTCAGACCCTGGCGGTGCTGCAAACCCGGGCCCAACCCCTTGGGATCTCGGTGGAGGTGCTGGAGCCGGAAGCGTTCCACTGGGACGCTGAGGTGTTTGGGGTTCTGCTGCAGCTCCCCGGTCGTTGCGGACGGCTTTGGGATCCCTCTGATCTGATCGCTCAGGCCCATGCCCATGGCGTTTTGGTCACGGTCGCGATTGATCCATTGGCCCAGGTGCTTCTTGCGCCGGTCGGTGATCTTGGTGCCGACATCGCCGTCGGTAGCGCTCAGCGTTTTGGGGTGCCGATGGCGGCCGGTGGTCCCCATGCTGCATTCTTCGCCACCCGCGACCGTTACAAACGTCAGGTACCCGGTCGCATCGTGGGGCGATCCGTCGATGTCGACGGCCGGCCTGCCTTGCGTTTAGCGCTGCAGACCCGCGAGCAGCACATCCGCCGTGACAAGGCCACCAGCAATATCTGCACGGCTCAGGTGCTCTTGGCGGTGATGGCTTCCTTCTATGCCATTCATCACGGTCCTGAGGGGCTGGAAGCCCTCGCTCAGCGCCTTGTGCGACTGCGCATGATGCTGGAGCACGGGCTGCGGGAGCTGGGCTACGAACTGCCGAAGGCCCCCCGTTTCGATGGCCTTGATGTGGTCTCGCCCCATGCCCCGGCGGTGCATGCGCTCGCGGCAGACCAGGGCTTCAATCTGCGGGTGCTTCCGGATGGGGCAGCACCGGCTCAGGCGACGGGATTTGGCATCAGCCTGGATGAACTCAGCACCGTTGAGGAGCTGGCTGTGTTGCTGGCGCTGCTGGCGAAGGCGGCTGGACAGGAGCCGCTCTTGGCTCTTCCCGATCCAGGGAGCCTGGACGTTCACACCGGCCTGGCGGGGCTGCCCCTGCGATCTGAACCTTGGCTGCGCCAACCGGTGTTCCATCGGAATCGCAGTGAAACCGAGCTTCTGCGTTACATCCAGCGGCTCGTGAGCCGCGATCTCTCGCTGGTGCACAGCATGATTCCGCTGGGCAGCTGCACGATGAAGCTCAATGCCGCCGCGGAGCTCTCTCCCGTGAGCTGGCGAGCCTTCGCCGCCTTGCATCCCTTTGCGCCTAAGGATCAATGCCATGGCCTCCAGCGCCTTGTCGACGATCTTGAGGGTTGGCTGGCGGCGCTCACCGGTTTTGCAGGGGTGTCCCTGCAGCCCAATGCGGGCTCTCAGGGTGAATATGCGGGGTTGCTGGTGATCCGGGCTTGGCACCGCTCACGGGGGGAGCAGCATCGCGATGTCTGCCTGATCCCCACCAGTGCCCATGGCACCAACCCAGCCAGTGCCGTGATGGCTGGCCTGAGGGTTGTGCCTGTGGGCTGCGACGACCAGGGAAACGTGGATGTGGAGGATCTGCGTCTCAAAGCGCAGGAGCACAGCGATTCACTGGCGGCCCTGATGGTCACCTATCCCTCAACCCATGGGGTTTTTGAAACGCGGATCCGGGAGATCTGCGCGCTGGTCCATCAGCACGGCGGCCAGGTGTATCTCGATGGGGCCAACCTCAATGCCCAAGTGGGGCTTTGTCGTCCAGGGGCCTATGGGGCCGATGTCTGCCACCTGAACCTCCACAAGACCTTCTGCATTCCCCATGGCGGTGGTGGGCCAGGGGTCGGGCCGATCGCTGCGGCCTCCCATCTGTTGCCGTTCCTTCCTGGACACCCCCTGGTGCCCTGCGGCGGCGAGCAAGCGATCTCGGCGGTGTCAGCTGCTCCTTGGGGTAGTGCGGGCATCCTGCCGATCAGCTGGATGTATTTGCGGATGATGGGTGCGCAGGGCCTGCGCCAGGCCTCAGCCGTTGCCCTGCTGTCGGCCAACTATCTGGCCCACCGCCTCGCCTCGCATTACCCCGTGCTGTTCCGGGGGGAGCAGGGTCTGGTGGCCCATGAATGCATCCTTGATCTGCGGGATCTCAAGCGATCGGCTGGTCTTGAGGTGGATGACATTGCCAAGCGCTTAATGGATTACGGATTCCATGCACCAACGGTGAGCTGGCCAGTGGCGGGAACGGTGATGGTTGAGCCCACCGAAAGTGAAAGTCTTTCTGAATTGGATCGTTTTTGTGACGCCATGATTGCGATCCGAGCGGAAGCTGATGCGATTGCTTTGGGTCAGAGCGACCCACTGAATAATCCACTGAAACGAGCTCCTCACACCCTCGCTGCGGTGACCGCGGACAGTTGGGATCGCCCCTACAGCCGCACGTTGGCGGCTTATCCGATGCCTGGTCAATGCGAGAACAAGTTTTGGCCCCACGTAGCCCGAATCGACAATGCCTTCGGTGATCGGAATCTGGTTTGCACCTGTCCGACGGTCGAGGAGCTGGCCGATCCCCAGGTGACAGGCTAA